Genomic window (Spirosoma sp. KCTC 42546):
CAATCCTCTTCGGTTCAGGATTTTTTCAAGTAGCGAAGAATACCGTTGCTTGAATTTCTCAAAACCAGTCGCATTCTTGACTGGATGAGCACCCTCCTCAAGCATGGCATGGCGCTCCTGCGCATCAAGTGCTAATGTTGGCGCTTCATGAGTTGGATGGCTTTTCAGCAGCCAGTTGGCTAGCACTGGAACGAACGTTTGCGAGAGCAGGAACGACGCGATCATGGCAAAACCTACGGATAGCGACAGTGGCAGGAACATGGATCGGGGTACGCCACTCATCACGAACGCGGGGGCAAACACAGCCAGAATAGCCAGCAGAATCAGGAATTCCGGGAAAACAATTTCCTTACAGGCATCCCAGATGGCAACAGCTTTCGGTTTACCGGTTTCCAGATGCTGGTGAATATTCTCAATCGTCACCGTAGCCTGATCCACCAGAATCCCGATGGCCAGCGCCAACCCCGATAGGGTCATGATGTTGATGGTTTGCCCACACAGATTCAGCATGATCACCGCCGACAGGATCGAAATCGGGATGGTCACAACTACAATGATTACACTTCGCCAGTCGCGGAGGAAAAGTAGTACCATCAAACCGGTTAGAACAGCTCCAAGAATACCCTCGGTTACGAGGCTTTTCAGAGCGTTGGTTACGTACACCGACTGGTCGAATTCGTAGGAAATCTTGACATCTTCCGGCACCGCAGCGCGAAGTTCAGGTAGGGCTTTTCGAATGTTATTCACCACATCTAGCGTGGAGGCATCCGACTTTTTAACCACCGGAATATAGACAGCCCGACGCCCATTCACCAACGCGTAACTCACCGTTACGTCGGCACCATCTTCTACCGTACCAATGTCCCGCACGAATACTGTCGGTCCTGAGCCAACCCGAATCGGGATGTTCAGAAAATCTTCCGGGCGTTTTATCAGCGAGTTAACCGGTGTCATCAACGCCTTATCGCCGATGCGAATATTACCCGCTGGCGAAGGCTGGTTATTCGTCACAATCGATTTAATAACCTCTTCGGGCGTTAGCTGATAGCTACGCACCAGTTGCGGATTCACCTTGATGATCACCGTCCGCTGGTTACCACCGAACGGCGGTGGACTGGATACCCCCGGAATCCTGGAGAACATCGGCCGCACCCGCGACGAAGCATAATCCTGTATTTCGTTCAGTGATCGGCTCTGGCTCTCAAACACCAGCTGTCCAACCGGCACCGAACTGGCATCGAATCGGACGACCTGGGGCGGCACCGTTCCCTCCGGCATATAGGCTTTAGCCCGCGACACGTTATTGGCAACTTCGGCAGCCGCCTGCGCCATGTCCGTTCCCGGATAGAACGAGAGTTTAATCAGCGAAAGCCCCTGAATGGTTTTCACGTCGATGTCGCGGATACCCGACACATACAGGAAGTGATCCTGATAACGCGTCGCGATGAAGCCGTCCATCTGGTCGGGGGCCATACCGCCATAGGGCTGCACCACATAAATGGTGGGCAAATCGAGGTTCGGGAAAATGTCGACCGGAATGGTAAACAGCGACATCACCGAAAAAAATAGAAGCCCCATAACCGCCACAACCACCGAAATGGGTTTACGCAGCGCGGAACGAATGATGTTGTACATAAAAAACTGGGTTTGCAGTTTGATGTTCGAGGTTTGGAGTTAGGCATTCGCAACCTCGAACGTCAAACTGCAAACCTCAAACTGCCTTTATTTCACCTGATTCATAAACAGCGATAAATCCCCTTCAGCAGCCGCTTTGAGCAACAGAAACCGCCATACATTACTAACGGCCACATACCCATCGACTTCAGCACGATTCAGCGTAACGACCGTTTGGAGTAGGGTTACCAAATCCGTTAAGCCGCTTTCATAGCGCGATCTTGCCTGATTGTAGGCTTGCCGGGCGGCCTGTAACTGAATGGGGGCTTGCCGGGCCTGTTCAAGCGCAACCTGATAT
Coding sequences:
- a CDS encoding efflux RND transporter permease subunit — its product is MYNIIRSALRKPISVVVAVMGLLFFSVMSLFTIPVDIFPNLDLPTIYVVQPYGGMAPDQMDGFIATRYQDHFLYVSGIRDIDVKTIQGLSLIKLSFYPGTDMAQAAAEVANNVSRAKAYMPEGTVPPQVVRFDASSVPVGQLVFESQSRSLNEIQDYASSRVRPMFSRIPGVSSPPPFGGNQRTVIIKVNPQLVRSYQLTPEEVIKSIVTNNQPSPAGNIRIGDKALMTPVNSLIKRPEDFLNIPIRVGSGPTVFVRDIGTVEDGADVTVSYALVNGRRAVYIPVVKKSDASTLDVVNNIRKALPELRAAVPEDVKISYEFDQSVYVTNALKSLVTEGILGAVLTGLMVLLFLRDWRSVIIVVVTIPISILSAVIMLNLCGQTINIMTLSGLALAIGILVDQATVTIENIHQHLETGKPKAVAIWDACKEIVFPEFLILLAILAVFAPAFVMSGVPRSMFLPLSLSVGFAMIASFLLSQTFVPVLANWLLKSHPTHEAPTLALDAQERHAMLEEGAHPVKNATGFEKFKQRYSSLLEKILNRRGLIVGGYLVGSLAIIVACFLFIGTDILPHGNSHQFQMRLRIPDGTRVERTEMATLKVLDIIKESVGKNNVEISSAYVGTVPSSYGTSNIFVFNSGPHEAVLQVSLKEEHPVKMDDLKEELRTKIAKALPAASISFEPIELTEKIMSQGASTPIEVTVAAKDIKEAGRFANKIRERMLTIDFLRDVQIPQPLAYPVLNVTMNRERAGQLGVTSTQVARSMVAATSSSRFTDKNLWLDESKGLAYQVQVQIPEYQMSSASDIGNIPLRSGEMRPLLSDVATFSESTAPGEYDRAGPNRLVTITANLQKKDLGSAQKAVENAIKEAGEPPRGVLVEMGGQTNLLTDTLNSLQTGLLVAIVIIFLLLAANYQSFKLSLVILAAIPAVVAGALLMLLACGATLNLQSYMGLIMSVGVSVANAILMVTNAENLRLEIGDTRKAVVLAANSRIRPILMTSIAMIAGMVPMASGLGEGGDQIAPLGQAVIGGLIASTLAALLILPCVFTQLQAKATTQSVSLDPEDPESKFYHQELSHSV